One genomic segment of Coffea arabica cultivar ET-39 chromosome 6e, Coffea Arabica ET-39 HiFi, whole genome shotgun sequence includes these proteins:
- the LOC113695940 gene encoding uncharacterized protein, with product MKKRPFSVICDAHLRHKSGAGGTLSFLSPRNSTLIQNPQSASSSAVSHAYSTGSTISNHHPKSDSSVLSGSWGLRRNIDSISNLDEALGFYKHMARMRPLPSVAHFNRLLGRIVKMKQYLVVLSLYRDMAELGCIPLDEYTLNIVINCYCFLGKVNFGFSILAGFFKRGIVPDTAIFNTLLKGLFWEHKIHEAQGLFKKIIYEKLCMPNEITYGTVIDGLSKAGNTSMAIQVLRFMKKGGRCRPDTAAYNTIIDGLCKDKMMDQALSLLHEMIEKGIAPDVITYNCLVRGLCNLTKWKDVEKLLTEMKAYNIVPNVITFSILIDALCKEGQLEGAEEVLKIMIEQNQKPDNATYSALMDGYCLQGRMDEAKIVFDKMAASGLNPDVQSHSILINGYMKKMKVEAAMSLFQEIRHKGLTPNVVTYTTVLQGLFSVRRYLTAIEVFNEMRAAGIKPDFYTYSVLLNGLCKNSHVEEALQFLHKMEVDGVDCHITMYNIILDGLCKCGKLDSARHLFYSLSSKGLDPNVSTYNTMINGLFSEGFLEEAKEFIKKMEENGCTPNLITFNIIVQGLLKAGEFNDAVVYFDEMDRRGFSLHLSTFSLLLDSYRDSGNDPSIFKIIEKFAQKMGNGSLNNGEGGSYP from the coding sequence atgaagaaaaggCCTTTCTCAGTCATCTGTGATGCTCATCTCCGCCACAAATCAGGGGCAGGAGGTactctttcatttctttctccAAGAAACTCCACCCTTATTCAAAACCCACAATCGGCTTCTAGTTCTGCTGTTTCTCATGCCTATAGTACTGGTAGTACAATTAGTAATCATCACCCTAAATCTGACAGTAGTGTTCTTTCCGGGTCTTGGGGATTGAGGAGAAATATCGATAGTATCAGCAATCTTGATGAAGCTCTGGGCTTTTACAAGCACATGGCTCGGATGAGACCTCTGCCTAGTGTTGCTCATTTCAATAGACTGCTGGGTCGTATTGTTAAGATGAAGCAATATTTGGTGGTTCTTTCTCTTTACAGAGATATGGCTGAGTTAGGATGCATTCCGCTTGATGAATACACGCTTAATATTGTGATTAACTGTTATTGCTTCTTGGGTAAAGTGAATTTTGGGTTTTCTATACTGGCTGGCTTCTTCAAGCGAGGTATTGTGCCCGATACGGCCATCTTTAATACTCTGCTCAAAGGACTCTTTTGGGAACACAAAATTCATGAGGCACAAGGAttgttcaagaaaataatatatGAAAAGCTATGCATGCCTAATGAAATTACGTATGGGACCGTCATAGATGGGCTGTCTAAGGCTGGGAACACTAGCATGGCCATTCAAGTCCTTAGATTCATGAAAAAAGGAGGAAGGTGCAGGCCTGATACAGCTGCTTACAACACTATTATCGACGGGTTGTGCAAGGATAAAATGATGGATCAAGCTCTCTCCCTGTTACACGAGATGATTGAGAAAGGAATTGCCCCCGATGTCATCACTTACAATTGTTTGGTCCGGGGCCTGTGCAATTTAACTAAATGGAAGGACGTTGAAAAGCTCTTGACTGAGATGAAGGCTTATAATATTGTTCCAAATGTTATCACTTTTAGTATTCTTATTGATGCACTATGTAAGGAAGGACAGTTAGAAGGTGCAGAGGAGGTACTGAAAATCATGATTGAGCAAAATCAGAAGCCTGATAATGCTACATATAGCGCATTGATGGATGGGTACTGTTTACAAGGCCGAATGGATGAAGCAAAGAtagtttttgataaaatggctgCTAGCGGCCTTAATCCTGATGTTCAAAGCCATAGTATATTGATCAATGGTtatatgaagaaaatgaaagtggaAGCAGCCATGAGTCTCTTCCAAGAGATCCGACATAAAGGGTTAACACCGAATGTTGTTACCTATACCACTGTCCTGCAGGGTTTATTTAGTGTGCGGAGGTATCTTACAGCAATTGAAGTTTTCAATGAGATGCGAGCTGCTGGCATAAAGCCTGATTTTTACACTTACTCTGTGTTGTTAAATGGTTTATGCAAGAATTCACATGTTGAGGAAGCACTTCAATTTTTGCACAAGATGGAAGTTGATGGAGTAGATTGTCATATAACAATGTACAACATCATCCTTGATGGATTATGCAAATGTGGGAAGCTTGACAGCGCCCGGCATCTTTTCTATAGTCTCTCTTCTAAAGGATTGGATCCTAATGTTTCAACATATAACACGATGATAAATGGCCTCTTTTCAGAAGGTTTCCTAGAGGAAGCCAAAGAGTTTATtaagaaaatggaagaaaatggcTGCACTCCAAATCTAATTACATTTAATATTATAGTTCAAGGACTTCTTAAGGCTGGCGAATTTAATGATGCAGTGGTTTATTTTGATGAAATGGATAGGAGAGGATTCTCGCTGCATTTGTCTACTTTTTCACTTTTACTAGATTCATACAGAGATAGTGGAAATGATCCCTCTATTTTTAAGATAATTGAGAAGTTTGCTCAAAAAATGGGTAATGGAAGTCTAAATAATGGTGAAGGGGGATCTTATCCTTAA